A DNA window from Anastrepha ludens isolate Willacy chromosome 6, idAnaLude1.1, whole genome shotgun sequence contains the following coding sequences:
- the LOC128868293 gene encoding uncharacterized protein LOC128868293, with translation MNIRRIPGIRYTQSGETAQSSLSHSSCDYALSDPVLIIITLTALVGSFCLLSGLILLCAVSKTLHDQTSEAILLLGIGFFIYTIAFVTWKITNARRLAHVIQTLNKEIIPVHV, from the exons ATGAATATAAGACGCATTCCGGGTATTCGCTACACACAATCTGG TGAAACAGCACAGAGTTCCTTGAGTCATTCCTCTTGTGATTATGCGCTAAGTGATCCAGTTCTAATAATCATTACTTTAACAGCACTGGTGGGATCATTTTGCTTACTCAGCGGATTAATTCTTCTGTGCGCGGTTTCTAAGACACTACACGATCAAACTTCAGAGGCTATTCTTCTCTTGG GAATTGGATTCTTTATCTACACAATTGCCTTCGTGACCTGGAAAATAACAAATGCGCGAAGACTTGCTCACGTGATCCAGACgcttaataaagaaattataccAGTGCACGTGTAA